A window of the Cucurbita pepo subsp. pepo cultivar mu-cu-16 chromosome LG01, ASM280686v2, whole genome shotgun sequence genome harbors these coding sequences:
- the LOC111793246 gene encoding LOW QUALITY PROTEIN: uncharacterized protein LOC111793246 (The sequence of the model RefSeq protein was modified relative to this genomic sequence to represent the inferred CDS: deleted 1 base in 1 codon; substituted 1 base at 1 genomic stop codon), protein MFIPKLQASMAKYEESEMIKKYTTNGDDVQLKASSGNARGSTQVSNQGKVPETXKDNKNVGPKLSSNTHLKTSKLQFSREQMKEIFKYHDSDKNGFLNIRELTKAFAFLGSIVPFEKASYDMTYADANKNGLISEAELDKLIDYAQKIVRKK, encoded by the exons ATGTTTATCCCCAAACTTCAAGCTTCCATGGCTAAGTATGAAGAAAGTGAGATGATCAAGAAGTATACTACAAATGGTGATGATGTTCAGCTAAAAGCTTCTAGTGGTAATGCTCGAGGTTCAACTCAAGTCAGCAATCAAGGCAAGGTACCAGAAA CCTAAAAAGATAACAAGAATGTTGGGCCCAAGCTTAGTTCAAATACTCACCTAAAGACATCAAAGTTGCAATTTAGTCGAGAGCAGATGAAGgagatttttaaatatcatgaTAGCGACAAGAATGGTTTTCTCAACATAAGGGAGCTAACAAAAGCTTTTGCTTTTCTAGGCTCAATTGTTCCATTTGAGAAAGCTTCCTATGACATGACATATGCCGATGCAAATAAAAATGGCCTTATCAGCGAGGCTGAACTTGACAAACTCATTGATTATGCCCAGAAAATTGTGAGGAAGAAATGA